The nucleotide sequence TGGCGATGGTCGGGCATATCTCCGATCCCGTCGGCCCGGGTAAGGTGGTCCGGCTGTGTTGTGTGACGGAGAAACGCGATCGTTGGTTGTGTGACGGGGAAAGTCGGGCACCGGGTGGACAGCGAGCTACAGGTGAGTCGTCACTCCGACATGCCCATCTACCGGCAGATCGTCACTCAGGTGTCGTTCATGATCGAGACCGGCGATCTGGCGGTCGGCCAGACCCTGCCCAGCGCCCGGCTGCTGGCCGACAACCTGCAGATCAACCGCAACACCGTGGCCCGTGCCTACGCGGAGCTGGGTGACCTGGGTCTGGTCGAGAGCCGTGGACGCGGCGGGACGACCGTCGTCGGGACGGGCCTGGCGCAGGAGAGTGCGCCCGCCCGCGACCGGGCACGCATGGTGCTCGAAGCGGCGGCCAAGGAATGCGTCGCCCTCGGTCTGTCCGCCGTCGAGATCCAGTCGCTCGTGACGAGCCTCGCCATGCGTGCCGAGGACGATCTCCTCAAGGTCTCGTTCGTGGAGTGCAACGCCGACCGGGCGAGCTATTTCGCGAGTGAACTCGGCCTGCATGTCGGCCTCAAGGTGAAGCCGCTCGTGCTCGGAGATTTCACCTCGGACGAGGAACAGGCCGATCTCGTGCTCACCACGTTCTTCCACCTGGCCGAGGTGCGCAGGCTGTGGCGCCGGCCGCAGACCGAGGTGGTCGCCCTCGTCGTCGCACCCCATGTGCAGACGCTGGTGCAGATCGCCTCCGCCGCCAAGAACGGCAAGGTCGGCATCTGCTACTACACCGACGGCCAGGCCGTCAGCATCCGGGACTCCCTGACCCAGTCGGGCATCGCCAACATCAAGGTGCTGGACGGTTCGGACGACGCCGCCGTCGCTGACATGGACCTCGTGGTGGTCCCCAACAACATGCCCGAGCTGAAAGCCCGCTTCGACGGGCGGGTCAAGGTGATCGAGTTCGGCAACGTACTGGACGCCGCGTCCATCCGTATGGTGACCCAGGTCGTCGGTGACATGCAGGCCGCCAAGCGGATTCCCGCCCCCGACCTCCGCGGCTGAAGCGACAGGCGCACCGCGGCGGACGTGCTGCGGCGGACGCACCACGGCGGACGCACTGCGGCCGCCGGTCGGCGACCAGCCTCCCTGT is from Streptomyces sp. NBC_00370 and encodes:
- a CDS encoding GntR family transcriptional regulator; translation: MSRHSDMPIYRQIVTQVSFMIETGDLAVGQTLPSARLLADNLQINRNTVARAYAELGDLGLVESRGRGGTTVVGTGLAQESAPARDRARMVLEAAAKECVALGLSAVEIQSLVTSLAMRAEDDLLKVSFVECNADRASYFASELGLHVGLKVKPLVLGDFTSDEEQADLVLTTFFHLAEVRRLWRRPQTEVVALVVAPHVQTLVQIASAAKNGKVGICYYTDGQAVSIRDSLTQSGIANIKVLDGSDDAAVADMDLVVVPNNMPELKARFDGRVKVIEFGNVLDAASIRMVTQVVGDMQAAKRIPAPDLRG